Proteins found in one Chloroflexota bacterium genomic segment:
- a CDS encoding glycosyltransferase family 2 protein, producing MIRGMPLVYVIILTWNHKEDMLECVDSALQLDYPRFNVLVVDNGSTDGGPALLREKFPAVELILNEDNLGIARGYNVGIRRALECGADYVFILNNDTILDRYLLANMVQVGEEMPEAGILMPKIYYYGGQERIWSAGARRRLFPPGIVFLGLNALDGPRYASLREIAYAPSCGLLVRRRVFERVGGFDPGYFMYYDDWDFCERVRQANHKIIYVPQAKMWHKVSLSTQRGRQPARWWYVMGQSSVRFHLRHRGLVELGFNTLWVVLRELAKRNFKGALSYLAGIGRGLFSSQGRHIAEEQSLFVGETKDDS from the coding sequence GTGATACGGGGTATGCCCCTGGTCTACGTCATTATTCTGACCTGGAATCACAAAGAGGATATGCTTGAATGTGTCGATTCCGCTCTTCAGCTGGATTATCCACGCTTCAACGTGCTCGTCGTTGACAACGGCTCTACCGATGGTGGCCCAGCTCTTCTAAGGGAAAAGTTCCCCGCAGTGGAACTCATTCTTAACGAGGATAATCTGGGCATCGCCCGTGGCTATAACGTGGGCATTCGACGAGCCCTGGAGTGTGGTGCCGATTACGTTTTTATACTTAATAATGACACTATTCTAGACAGATATTTACTAGCCAATATGGTACAAGTAGGAGAGGAGATGCCTGAGGCTGGGATACTTATGCCGAAGATATACTACTATGGCGGTCAGGAAAGGATTTGGTCCGCTGGCGCCAGGCGACGTCTCTTTCCGCCTGGTATTGTGTTCCTTGGACTCAATGCCCTCGATGGACCAAGGTATGCCTCGCTGCGCGAGATTGCCTATGCCCCTAGCTGTGGACTTCTGGTGAGAAGGCGAGTGTTTGAAAGGGTTGGTGGTTTTGACCCTGGCTATTTTATGTACTACGACGACTGGGATTTTTGCGAGCGGGTACGGCAAGCCAACCATAAAATAATCTATGTGCCTCAGGCGAAGATGTGGCATAAAGTTTCCCTTAGCACGCAGAGGGGAAGGCAACCGGCGAGATGGTGGTATGTTATGGGTCAAAGTAGCGTTCGCTTCCATTTAAGGCACCGGGGGTTGGTTGAATTGGGATTCAATACCCTTTGGGTCGTTCTGCGTGAGCTGGCCAAACGTAATTTCAAAGGAGCTCTATCCTATCTGGCTGGAATCGGAAGAGGATTATTCTCATCCCAGGGCAGGCATATAGCAGAGGAGCAATCTTTATTTGTCGGCGAGACGAAGGACGATTCTTGA
- a CDS encoding class I SAM-dependent methyltransferase, whose product MENVNCNLCGSAEREPFCSGRDRLYRLEGDFELVRCPHCHLIYLNPRPCRDEIERYYPPDSYKEYLSDSDRQNWFLRLNRCYGMKKRCRAVLKMKREGRLLDVGCATGDFLAAMRRHGGWEVCGVELNAEAAAYARQHFGLPVFAGQLEEAGFPAAHFDVVTLWNVLEHLPDPTGSLKEIERVLKEDGLLLLTIPNLDSVDSRLFGPYWALLEIPRHLYLFPSDALERMLTEAGFKIVKRECFFGGWYSFITSLQFLFEEKTRRMGSGKNIWADRPLSQGLRFLLQPYFFLADRFLKGPLLTLSCRRMQA is encoded by the coding sequence ATGGAAAACGTAAACTGCAATTTATGTGGCTCAGCAGAAAGAGAGCCGTTTTGCTCTGGACGGGATAGATTATACAGGTTAGAGGGCGATTTTGAATTAGTCAGGTGTCCGCATTGTCACCTCATCTATCTTAACCCGCGACCATGTAGAGATGAGATAGAGAGGTACTATCCGCCAGACAGTTATAAAGAGTACCTAAGTGATTCGGATAGACAGAATTGGTTCCTGCGACTCAATCGCTGTTACGGGATGAAGAAACGTTGTCGGGCAGTGCTAAAGATGAAAAGAGAAGGTAGACTCCTGGATGTTGGCTGCGCTACCGGCGATTTCTTGGCTGCTATGCGCAGACACGGGGGTTGGGAGGTCTGCGGGGTAGAATTGAATGCTGAGGCTGCCGCTTATGCCAGGCAGCATTTTGGATTACCGGTGTTTGCGGGACAGCTGGAAGAGGCTGGTTTTCCAGCAGCACATTTTGACGTGGTCACCTTGTGGAATGTACTCGAACATCTACCCGACCCCACAGGCAGCTTGAAGGAGATAGAGCGTGTCTTAAAAGAAGATGGGCTGCTTCTGCTCACGATACCGAACCTGGACAGCGTTGATAGCCGACTCTTTGGCCCGTATTGGGCCCTTCTGGAGATACCACGGCATCTGTACTTGTTTCCATCAGATGCCCTTGAGAGAATGTTGACCGAGGCGGGCTTCAAGATTGTAAAAAGGGAGTGCTTTTTTGGGGGTTGGTATTCATTCATCACCAGCCTTCAATTTCTATTCGAGGAGAAGACAAGACGCATGGGTTCTGGTAAGAATATTTGGGCTGATCGCCCTCTCTCACAAGGTCTGCGATTTCTACTGCAGCCATATTTCTTCCTGGCAGATAGATTTTTGAAGGGACCATTACTCACCCTATCTTGTCGTAGGATGCAGGCTTGA
- a CDS encoding lysylphosphatidylglycerol synthase domain-containing protein, with the protein MLKNTQQRVITALLVALTFVFLGYSLYQSWHELSRYEWAVNYLYLSFSFLLYPITFLLLAWGWSSIIRGLGAACGFWLNLQIYAQAALAKRIPGTLWYVAGRVYLYNQQGVHRSVTLMGTFIEIALIILSGASLSLLTIPFYFETVNNQIGFFMVLPLLSVLILASPKIVSAMGRFFWRMDRGQSASLPEMKIADILGCLLIYIVTWVLGGVVLYCLTKAIYPLEVQQLPQIISVWVVAGTISSVVLFAPSGLGVREISLSLLLSRYLPLSIAIVVALLFRVLLTLGEVGSVLSSLALTHYIAKRRGDHSLIATEGGPLDNH; encoded by the coding sequence TTGCTCAAAAATACTCAACAAAGAGTTATTACAGCCTTATTGGTCGCCCTGACCTTCGTATTCCTGGGATACAGCTTATATCAGAGCTGGCACGAGCTGTCCAGGTACGAATGGGCAGTGAATTACCTTTACTTATCATTCTCGTTTCTGCTCTATCCAATTACCTTTCTCCTGCTTGCCTGGGGATGGAGCTCGATCATCAGGGGATTAGGAGCAGCTTGTGGCTTCTGGTTGAACCTGCAGATTTATGCTCAGGCAGCCTTGGCTAAGCGGATACCAGGTACACTCTGGTACGTAGCCGGGCGGGTGTATCTATATAACCAACAAGGAGTGCATCGTTCGGTCACTTTGATGGGTACTTTCATCGAAATAGCCCTAATCATTTTGTCAGGGGCATCGCTCAGTCTTCTGACCATCCCATTTTATTTTGAAACCGTAAATAACCAAATAGGCTTCTTTATGGTCTTGCCCCTGTTGTCCGTACTCATTCTCGCTTCCCCAAAAATAGTGAGCGCTATGGGACGCTTTTTTTGGAGAATGGACAGAGGACAGAGTGCCAGCTTGCCAGAGATGAAAATCGCTGATATCTTAGGATGTCTATTAATCTACATTGTGACTTGGGTTCTTGGCGGAGTGGTGCTGTATTGTTTAACTAAGGCCATTTACCCCCTGGAGGTACAACAATTGCCGCAGATTATCAGCGTTTGGGTAGTGGCGGGGACGATCAGCTCAGTAGTACTTTTTGCTCCGAGTGGCTTAGGTGTTAGGGAGATCAGCCTATCCCTCCTCTTGAGCCGCTATTTACCCTTATCCATTGCCATAGTCGTGGCCCTGTTATTTAGGGTCTTGCTGACACTTGGCGAGGTGGGCAGTGTTCTCTCCTCGCTGGCACTCACACATTACATTGCTAAGAGGAGAGGAGATCACTCTCTAATAGCCACCGAAGGGGGTCCTCTAGACAATCACTAG
- a CDS encoding sugar phosphate nucleotidyltransferase, with the protein MTRVVGLIPAAGQGTRLAPFPWYKELFPIGYQDMLVNGCMQRRPKVVGQYLIDNMIRAGVRKIFFILGEGKHDIMRYYGNGQRFGIDIAYLFQEQLTGLPAALDLARNWLTDETVIFGMPDTIIQPANAFIQLLDAHEHGTAAVTLGVFKTNTPAKFGMVEIAPDGMAVGFVDKPAHTSLKYMWGVGCWSRAFTELMGAFLTENPYQGKEIILSDVFQRVVESGLRIQTVRFDEGIYIDVGTPEGLNQAIEEFGSTM; encoded by the coding sequence ATGACTAGGGTCGTGGGTTTGATCCCAGCAGCTGGACAAGGCACGCGGTTAGCGCCATTTCCCTGGTACAAAGAGCTGTTCCCCATCGGCTATCAAGATATGTTAGTCAATGGGTGTATGCAGCGAAGGCCCAAAGTTGTAGGCCAATATTTGATTGATAACATGATTAGAGCCGGGGTGAGGAAGATTTTCTTCATCCTGGGCGAAGGTAAACATGACATTATGCGCTATTATGGCAATGGGCAACGATTTGGCATTGACATCGCCTATCTCTTTCAAGAACAGCTGACCGGCCTGCCAGCGGCTCTTGACCTGGCTAGAAATTGGCTAACAGATGAGACAGTCATTTTCGGGATGCCTGATACAATCATCCAGCCAGCGAATGCCTTCATCCAGCTGTTGGATGCTCATGAACACGGTACTGCCGCAGTGACCCTGGGCGTGTTCAAGACGAATACACCAGCCAAGTTCGGCATGGTTGAGATTGCCCCTGATGGTATGGCGGTTGGCTTTGTGGACAAACCAGCCCACACCTCCTTGAAGTATATGTGGGGCGTTGGTTGCTGGTCCCGTGCCTTTACCGAGCTTATGGGGGCCTTTTTGACTGAAAATCCCTACCAGGGCAAGGAAATTATCTTAAGCGATGTCTTTCAGCGGGTCGTAGAAAGCGGTTTACGGATACAAACAGTGCGCTTCGATGAGGGGATTTATATCGATGTCGGCACACCGGAGGGGCTAAATCAGGCCATCGAAGAGTTTGGGTCAACCATGTAA
- a CDS encoding metallophosphatase family protein, which translates to MRIAIISDIHSNLAALEAVLADAGNFEEIWCLGDIVGYGPDPNECIDMIRRYPHIAVAGNHDWAAVGLVETVYFNPDAAAACLWTGQQLTMKNKEYLRNLPVTLEREESTLVHGSPRDPIWEYLLDEEQANANLRYFHTKHCLIGHSHIPLVFSYGDEDKNGECQMIDLPISGRLDLTRTQLIINPGSVGQPRDGNPAASYAILDVERRMLRFRRVYYDTRKTQEKMRLLGLPPRLAARLSFGL; encoded by the coding sequence ATGCGAATCGCTATAATCTCGGATATCCATAGCAATCTGGCGGCCTTGGAAGCTGTACTCGCCGATGCGGGCAATTTTGAGGAGATCTGGTGTCTCGGCGATATTGTGGGCTACGGTCCGGATCCCAACGAGTGTATCGACATGATTCGCCGCTACCCGCATATAGCTGTGGCCGGTAACCATGATTGGGCAGCTGTCGGACTTGTGGAGACAGTCTATTTCAATCCTGATGCCGCTGCGGCCTGCCTCTGGACTGGCCAGCAGCTCACCATGAAGAATAAGGAATATCTGCGCAATCTTCCAGTGACACTCGAAAGAGAGGAATCGACCCTGGTTCATGGCAGCCCACGCGACCCTATTTGGGAGTATTTGTTGGATGAGGAACAGGCCAACGCCAATCTTCGTTATTTCCACACCAAGCATTGTCTGATTGGGCATTCCCATATTCCCCTGGTCTTCTCTTATGGAGATGAGGACAAGAACGGGGAATGCCAGATGATTGATCTGCCTATCAGTGGACGGTTAGACTTAACCCGGACGCAGCTTATCATTAATCCCGGAAGTGTTGGGCAACCACGCGATGGCAATCCTGCGGCCAGTTATGCCATCCTCGACGTGGAGCGTAGAATGCTCCGATTTCGCCGTGTATATTATGATACGCGCAAGACGCAGGAGAAAATGAGACTTCTAGGATTACCGCCTCGTCTGGCGGCCCGCCTCTCCTTTGGTTTATAG
- the hemW gene encoding radical SAM family heme chaperone HemW — MSEKRLALYIHIPFCLKKCTYCDFNSYVGLCGLKEGYVEALRREVSIVAQMLRTEPYQSLLPMGTIYFGGGTPSLLDTRQIAHILTTCQRLLGSADDIEITLEANPGTINRSYLHRLRSLGINRLSLGIQSFDDTLLRLLGRTHTTREALLSYEFSRSAGFDNVNLDLIYGLPGQDLSRWEADLRRAVSLAPDHLSLYSLTLEPDTPLGYAVHSGQIALPVDDTVAEMYELAEHLLEEYGYEHYELSNWARLCPDHPKRCRHNLVYWYNEPYVGLGAGAHSCLGRRRYYNVLWPPEYVENIRHNRSAVAHLEHIDVRLEMTETIILGLRLSEGLSVDRFEERFHQRLQDIYGEAIQQAEGLGLLSTEQNYLRLTARGRLLSNEVFVLFLL; from the coding sequence ATGTCCGAGAAACGCCTGGCGCTCTACATTCATATACCGTTTTGTCTTAAAAAGTGCACTTATTGTGATTTCAATTCCTATGTGGGATTGTGCGGGCTCAAAGAGGGGTACGTTGAAGCCTTACGCCGTGAAGTTTCCATCGTAGCCCAAATGCTCAGAACAGAACCGTATCAATCCCTCCTGCCAATGGGCACTATCTATTTTGGTGGTGGAACCCCCTCCCTTCTGGATACGCGACAGATTGCCCATATCTTGACGACGTGCCAAAGATTGCTCGGCTCGGCCGATGACATCGAAATCACCCTGGAGGCCAATCCAGGTACAATCAACCGGTCCTACCTTCATCGACTGAGATCTCTTGGCATCAATCGGCTCAGTCTGGGTATCCAAAGCTTCGATGATACGCTATTGCGATTACTAGGCCGAACGCATACAACTAGGGAAGCATTGCTGTCCTATGAGTTCAGTCGTTCAGCGGGTTTTGATAACGTAAACCTGGATCTGATCTATGGCCTCCCTGGACAGGATCTCTCCCGCTGGGAAGCGGATTTGCGCAGGGCTGTGTCCCTCGCCCCAGATCACCTATCGCTTTACTCTTTAACACTAGAGCCGGATACACCCCTTGGCTACGCGGTGCATAGCGGCCAAATCGCGTTGCCAGTGGATGACACAGTTGCGGAGATGTATGAGCTTGCAGAGCACCTGTTAGAGGAGTACGGTTATGAGCATTATGAGCTCTCTAACTGGGCCAGGCTTTGTCCAGATCATCCCAAGCGCTGTCGACACAACCTGGTGTATTGGTACAACGAACCATATGTGGGGCTGGGGGCAGGTGCTCATTCATGCCTCGGACGTCGCCGCTATTATAATGTGCTCTGGCCACCAGAATATGTCGAAAACATTCGACATAACCGGTCAGCGGTGGCCCATTTGGAGCATATAGATGTACGCTTAGAAATGACCGAAACGATCATTTTAGGGCTCAGGCTTAGCGAGGGCCTCAGCGTTGATCGTTTTGAGGAGCGATTTCACCAGCGATTGCAAGATATTTACGGCGAGGCGATTCAGCAAGCAGAGGGCTTGGGACTACTCAGCACAGAGCAAAACTATCTTAGATTAACAGCTAGAGGCAGGTTGCTCAGCAATGAAGTATTTGTATTATTCTTACTATAG